The Vallitalea longa genome segment ACCATTATCAGATACGCTTTTACCAAATTTCAATGTTTGGCTCATACCTTTCATATTTAGGTCTTCTATCGCTATAGCATTGTATTTATTTACTAATTGAGTAGATAGTTTATGTAAAAAATCCGATTTTGAATTTTTGATTTTATAGTGTATTTTTGCTACTTTAATCTTTTGTTTATACCAATTATTCGAAAACCTTACCATACGTGATAATTTCCTTTGTGCCTTGATAAGTTTAGCTTCTAACATACGAAA includes the following:
- a CDS encoding transposase; translated protein: MLEAKLIKAQRKLSRMVRFSNNWYKQKIKVAKIHYKIKNSKSDFLHKLSTQLVNKYNAIAIEDLNMKGMSQTLKFGKSVSDNG